From a single Natranaerobius trueperi genomic region:
- a CDS encoding deoxyguanosinetriphosphate triphosphohydrolase family protein → MKKFSCLAVQDEWATRKYDDRPHEFRSNFARDRDRIMYSKEFRRLSGKTQVFVVGFDDHCRTRLTHTIEVAQIARTISERLGLNTELTEAIALGHDVGHTPFGHVGERFLNLLMNGCYELNDLDTNLPDAEKGFKHNWQGIRVASSLEKLNENYEGGGLNLTYFTLWGILNHTKRDAKKCDYVDKEETNEGVEELKCGYRHKDKTCPNKGEHKLDFYNKYGSDLPDSQNWSYEAFVVDMADEIAQRHHDIEDGIEAGILKKDELVEKIEHEFKDYIDKSDYHKELIESIKDKEEKTYYLPLLSKFIVDFLTTNLINESEKNLRQFQSDKRIGSGKYFKEIRKKLDITEEKERINYDKELAARDKSLRDYLFSRIINSHLAQKMDGKSDFLLRQLIKAYTTNPRQLPDSTIITLFKNLQKIINDGELNSHNDASKKLESAIKSLGKNIDQPGDIRIVLNKLHKEKAPEYCVCLLRTITDYIAGMTDHFAIKQYNILYGTDSNWQGMVNNGF, encoded by the coding sequence ATGAAGAAATTTAGTTGTTTGGCTGTGCAGGATGAATGGGCGACTAGAAAGTATGATGATAGGCCACATGAATTTCGAAGTAATTTCGCTAGAGATCGAGATCGTATTATGTACTCTAAAGAGTTTAGAAGACTTAGTGGAAAAACCCAAGTGTTTGTAGTAGGATTTGACGATCATTGTAGAACTAGATTAACTCATACAATTGAAGTAGCGCAGATTGCACGTACTATTAGTGAAAGGTTAGGTTTAAATACTGAGTTAACTGAGGCAATAGCATTAGGACATGATGTTGGACATACCCCTTTCGGTCATGTAGGTGAGAGATTTCTAAACTTATTAATGAATGGTTGTTACGAACTAAATGATTTAGATACTAATTTACCGGATGCTGAAAAAGGTTTTAAACATAATTGGCAGGGTATTAGGGTAGCATCTTCTTTAGAAAAATTGAATGAGAACTATGAAGGTGGAGGGTTGAATCTTACTTATTTTACTTTATGGGGGATTTTAAATCATACTAAGAGAGATGCTAAAAAGTGTGATTACGTTGATAAAGAAGAAACCAATGAAGGGGTAGAAGAACTGAAATGCGGTTATAGGCATAAAGATAAAACTTGCCCAAACAAAGGTGAACATAAATTAGATTTTTATAATAAATATGGATCTGATTTACCTGATTCACAAAATTGGTCATATGAAGCGTTTGTGGTTGATATGGCTGATGAAATAGCACAACGGCACCATGATATTGAAGATGGCATAGAAGCAGGTATACTAAAGAAAGATGAATTAGTAGAGAAAATTGAACATGAATTTAAGGACTATATAGATAAAAGTGATTATCATAAAGAACTAATTGAATCTATTAAAGATAAAGAAGAAAAAACATACTACCTGCCTTTATTAAGTAAATTCATAGTTGATTTTTTAACAACAAATCTTATTAATGAGTCAGAAAAAAATTTACGACAATTTCAAAGCGATAAAAGGATTGGTTCAGGGAAATACTTCAAGGAAATTCGAAAAAAACTAGACATTACTGAAGAAAAAGAAAGAATCAATTACGATAAAGAACTTGCTGCAAGAGATAAATCGCTTCGTGATTATCTGTTTAGTAGAATTATAAACTCTCATCTTGCTCAGAAAATGGATGGAAAGTCAGACTTTTTATTAAGACAATTAATAAAAGCTTATACTACAAATCCTCGACAATTACCTGATAGCACAATAATAACTTTATTTAAAAATTTACAGAAGATTATTAATGATGGGGAGTTAAATTCCCATAATGATGCTTCTAAAAAGCTTGAAAGTGCTATAAAGTCACTGGGGAAAAATATCGATCAGCCGGGCGATATTAGGATTGTGCTAAACAAGCTTCATAAAGAAAAAGCTCCTGAATATTGTGTTTGTTTATTGAGAACAATTACCGATTATATAGCGGGGATGACAGATCATTTTGCTATAAAACAGTACAATATTCTTTATGGAACAGATTCGAACTGGCAAGGTATGGTGAATAATGGATTCTAA